The Brockia lithotrophica genome includes a window with the following:
- a CDS encoding Redox-sensitive transcriptional regulator (AT-rich DNA-binding protein), giving the protein MAHGEVPEAVVRRLPLYLRYLRMLERQGIRTVSSFQMGEDLLLNPAQIRKDLAFFGEFGRKGIGYDVPYLIEKIRHILHLDRCVPIALVGAGNLGTALARYNAFQESHMRITAVFDRDPRKVGQRLTEDLVVYGMDELDRVVREQGIRVGIIAVPRESAQEVLEHMVQAGIRAVLNFAPQILKAPPGVRVHYADITAELATLAYYLHCSPGSPALPSEAAASSPSDAPALGVASVPASPENARPASETPLPHLRPSEEG; this is encoded by the coding sequence GTGGCGCACGGGGAAGTTCCCGAGGCCGTCGTTCGGCGCCTTCCGCTATACCTTCGCTACTTGCGCATGCTCGAACGCCAGGGAATCCGTACGGTATCGTCGTTTCAGATGGGCGAAGATCTCCTCCTCAACCCCGCCCAAATCCGCAAGGATCTGGCCTTTTTCGGTGAGTTCGGACGCAAGGGGATCGGCTACGACGTCCCGTACCTCATCGAAAAGATTCGCCACATCCTCCACCTCGACCGTTGCGTCCCCATCGCCCTCGTAGGTGCGGGCAACCTCGGCACGGCCCTCGCCCGCTACAACGCCTTTCAGGAAAGCCACATGCGGATCACGGCGGTCTTCGACCGCGACCCGCGCAAGGTGGGGCAAAGGCTCACGGAGGACCTCGTCGTGTACGGGATGGACGAGCTGGACCGCGTCGTCCGCGAGCAGGGGATTCGGGTCGGGATCATCGCCGTCCCTCGGGAGTCGGCGCAGGAGGTTCTCGAACACATGGTTCAGGCGGGGATTCGGGCGGTGCTCAACTTCGCACCCCAGATCCTCAAGGCGCCCCCCGGCGTGCGCGTCCACTACGCGGACATCACGGCCGAACTCGCCACCCTCGCGTACTACCTGCACTGCAGCCCCGGTTCGCCGGCGCTTCCTTCGGAAGCGGCGGCATCTTCGCCTTCCGATGCCCCCGCTTTGGGAGTTGCGTCCGTTCCCGCCTCCCCCGAAAACGCGCGGCCGGCCTCCGAAACGCCCCTTCCTCACCTCCGGCCTTCGGAGGAGGGATGA